One genomic segment of Borrelia miyamotoi includes these proteins:
- a CDS encoding copper homeostasis protein CutC, protein MIKEACVFNILEALNAVKLGANRIELCENTTCGGTTPSYGTIKVLKETLNVPIVVMIRPRCGDFVYSDLEFKAMKEDIKLCRSLGVEGVVFGILKDDHEIDIDRTKELLSLADSLKVTFHKAIDETCDIRSSVIKLLDIGVHRILTSGGGMKAEDSLIVLRDLILIAGEELEIVVAGEVNKYNIDNIDAILCSRAYHGRLIVGDLGLQLF, encoded by the coding sequence ATGATAAAAGAGGCATGTGTATTTAATATATTAGAAGCTTTAAATGCTGTTAAACTTGGTGCTAATAGGATTGAGCTTTGTGAGAATACGACTTGTGGGGGGACTACGCCTTCTTATGGTACCATAAAAGTTTTGAAAGAAACTTTGAATGTTCCTATTGTTGTAATGATTAGGCCAAGGTGTGGGGATTTTGTATATTCTGATTTAGAATTTAAAGCTATGAAGGAAGATATTAAGCTTTGCAGGAGCCTTGGAGTAGAAGGTGTCGTTTTTGGAATTTTGAAGGATGATCATGAAATTGATATCGATCGAACTAAAGAGTTGCTAAGTTTAGCTGACTCTTTAAAAGTTACTTTTCATAAGGCAATTGATGAGACTTGTGATATTAGGTCTTCTGTGATTAAACTTTTAGATATTGGTGTTCATAGGATATTAACTTCAGGAGGAGGTATGAAAGCAGAAGATTCATTGATAGTACTTAGAGATTTGATATTAATAGCTGGAGAAGAATTAGAAATTGTTGTTGCAGGTGAAGTTAATAAGTATAATATTGATAATATTGATGCTATCTTATGTTCAAGAGCTTATCATGGGAGACTTATTGTCGGTGATTTAGGTTTACAGTTATTTTAA
- a CDS encoding ROK family protein: MHGFVESEGSVVLAEKFKGNSIYFNNFVALILEVEIDNGIFMDGKILRRDFFMSGGVKFMITMALSNNIPFDCKWEFIA; encoded by the coding sequence ATGCATGGATTTGTTGAGTCTGAGGGTAGTGTAGTTCTGGCAGAAAAATTTAAAGGTAATTCTATTTATTTTAATAATTTTGTTGCTTTGATTCTTGAAGTAGAAATTGATAATGGAATATTTATGGATGGAAAAATTTTAAGGAGAGATTTTTTTATGTCTGGTGGAGTTAAATTTATGATTACTATGGCTCTTAGCAATAATATTCCTTTTGATTGTAAATGGGAGTTTATAGCTTAG
- a CDS encoding AAA family ATPase has product MRINKLVFKNIASYKGKYEIDFDISVLKKSGIFLISGNTGSGKSTILDCITLALYARIYRLDRSIADSISKGFESAYVRLTFTVSGKIYESFIELSIRQKETPQNMVLNCISDGSLIENKDDVLNYIKSLCRLDFEQFCQTVILPQGNFQEFLTSKPRSKTAIIDNIFNLKKYDDIEIFLKKELELTKFNKEKLQFLDTEERNRFNLNEKKLNELTNFLNSIDIQTLRNNLDNVYELIFICEKIIKFNQNYLDIQYRIGNLDLELFSKIKSKEKINHEYSLQEKIKLELDESLKFYNSNDFLDLKNFVNRHSELLNDKNRFLLELLNVQKDLEELKCLDLDSFNFDYIKDLYYENILFFEIDFDEKACDRLLIKESQLKEQRKELLEKQRRKNIEIKSITSEETKFDFEKYVYYEALKLLKGFNEELILKYRNRLELLLNSSESDSSRDIGINIKIDLYKEFLEHLTNNKQSVERDIKNLEYLEDEHNVYQGKEKLKMNSLNDLLELNSSLQILQSELDVIKQDVSRTKENKIKWEGQVLNFKKNNAEILKRIGYDLFHKYIDYFNRDRILIFEDKLKEVSVLKSILNDLSSKISLKEIEIEENLDKIKNLLSNINLNINLSNSTCLEREFAEFLRSKVKIEKEHFKLNLHLNNINNIKFRLESQIEFMEQTMLSLEMDLERELINFTSNFLNFKRLVGDGFYVQNSILSLDSLKPSKNSLDYFLELKSNFMSQIGVFSRDISQYETSFLSLQTLQSEINEQKIKLENIRSELSSINERNDKLEILKKVVTTSPSLKYYVQSFLINEILNISNRKYLNIIFPDFELEINIDSRDFNFLVKSKRDGNMTRSVKTLSGGEKFLISLSLSLALSDMIRDSDLKIEAFFLDEGFGSLDEDTLKMVIPKISDLQRIDGRQIGIISHVSYLKEEIKTQIVISKISTVSKITIESF; this is encoded by the coding sequence ATGAGAATAAATAAGTTAGTATTTAAAAATATTGCTTCTTATAAAGGTAAATATGAAATAGATTTTGATATTTCTGTGTTAAAAAAATCTGGTATTTTTTTGATTTCTGGAAATACTGGATCTGGTAAGAGTACAATTTTGGATTGCATTACGCTTGCTCTTTATGCAAGAATTTATAGGCTTGATAGGAGCATTGCAGATTCAATTTCAAAAGGTTTTGAAAGTGCTTATGTTAGGCTTACTTTCACTGTTTCTGGAAAAATTTATGAGTCATTTATTGAACTTAGTATAAGACAAAAAGAAACCCCTCAAAATATGGTATTGAATTGTATTAGTGATGGAAGTTTGATTGAAAATAAAGACGATGTTTTGAATTATATAAAGAGTCTTTGTAGATTAGATTTTGAACAGTTTTGTCAAACTGTTATTTTGCCTCAAGGTAATTTTCAGGAATTTTTAACTTCGAAACCAAGAAGTAAGACAGCGATAATTGACAATATCTTTAATTTAAAAAAGTATGATGATATAGAAATTTTTTTAAAGAAGGAATTAGAACTTACAAAATTTAATAAAGAAAAATTGCAGTTCTTAGATACAGAAGAAAGAAATAGATTTAATCTCAACGAGAAAAAATTAAATGAATTGACTAATTTTTTGAATTCTATTGATATACAAACTTTAAGAAATAATCTTGACAATGTTTATGAATTGATATTTATTTGTGAAAAAATAATAAAGTTTAATCAGAATTATTTAGATATTCAATATAGGATTGGTAATTTAGACTTAGAATTATTTTCTAAGATTAAAAGTAAAGAAAAGATAAATCATGAGTATTCTTTGCAGGAAAAGATTAAATTAGAATTAGATGAAAGCCTTAAATTTTATAATTCTAATGATTTTTTAGATTTAAAAAATTTTGTTAACAGACATAGTGAACTTCTTAATGATAAGAATCGATTTCTGTTGGAGCTTTTAAATGTTCAAAAGGATTTAGAAGAATTAAAATGTTTGGATTTAGACAGTTTTAATTTTGATTATATAAAAGACTTGTATTATGAAAATATTCTTTTCTTTGAGATAGATTTTGATGAAAAAGCTTGTGACAGGTTGCTTATAAAAGAGAGCCAATTAAAAGAACAAAGAAAAGAATTATTGGAGAAACAAAGAAGAAAAAATATTGAAATAAAAAGTATTACTTCAGAGGAAACAAAATTTGATTTTGAAAAATATGTTTATTATGAGGCATTAAAGTTATTAAAGGGGTTTAATGAAGAATTGATATTAAAATATAGAAATAGATTAGAGTTATTGTTAAATTCAAGTGAGAGCGATTCATCACGAGACATTGGTATCAACATTAAAATTGATTTATATAAAGAATTCTTAGAGCATCTTACTAATAATAAGCAGTCTGTTGAAAGAGATATAAAGAATCTTGAATATCTTGAGGATGAGCACAACGTATATCAAGGGAAAGAGAAATTGAAAATGAATAGTCTAAATGATCTTTTGGAGTTAAATTCAAGTCTTCAGATTTTACAATCTGAATTGGATGTTATTAAGCAAGATGTTTCTCGTACTAAAGAAAATAAAATTAAATGGGAAGGTCAAGTTTTAAACTTTAAGAAAAATAATGCAGAAATTTTGAAAAGAATTGGCTATGATTTATTTCATAAATATATAGATTATTTTAATAGAGATAGGATTTTAATTTTTGAAGATAAACTTAAAGAAGTTTCAGTTTTAAAGTCAATTCTTAATGATTTAAGTTCTAAAATTTCTTTAAAGGAGATAGAAATTGAAGAAAATTTAGATAAGATAAAAAATTTATTATCTAATATCAATTTAAATATAAATTTAAGTAATTCTACTTGTTTAGAAAGGGAGTTTGCAGAATTTTTAAGATCTAAAGTAAAAATAGAAAAAGAGCATTTTAAATTGAACTTGCATCTTAATAATATAAATAACATAAAATTTAGGCTTGAAAGTCAAATTGAGTTTATGGAACAAACAATGTTAAGTTTAGAAATGGATCTTGAACGTGAACTAATTAATTTTACTTCTAATTTTTTGAATTTTAAAAGATTAGTGGGAGATGGTTTTTATGTTCAAAATTCTATTTTGTCTCTCGATTCTTTAAAACCTAGTAAAAATAGTTTAGATTATTTTTTAGAGTTGAAATCCAATTTTATGTCTCAGATTGGGGTTTTTTCTAGAGATATTAGTCAATATGAGACAAGTTTTTTAAGTTTACAGACTCTTCAATCAGAAATTAATGAACAAAAGATCAAGTTAGAAAATATTAGGAGTGAGTTAAGTAGTATAAATGAGCGTAATGATAAGTTAGAAATTTTAAAAAAGGTTGTTACTACTTCTCCTAGTTTGAAGTATTATGTTCAAAGTTTTTTAATTAATGAGATTTTAAATATATCAAATAGAAAGTATTTAAATATTATTTTCCCCGATTTTGAGCTTGAAATTAATATAGATAGCAGAGATTTTAATTTTTTAGTAAAAAGCAAAAGAGATGGCAATATGACTCGTAGTGTTAAAACTTTATCTGGTGGTGAAAAATTTCTTATTTCTTTGTCGCTTTCTTTAGCTCTCTCAGATATGATAAGAGATAGTGATCTTAAAATAGAGGCATTTTTTCTTGATGAAGGATTTGGAAGTCTGGATGAGGATACTTTAAAAATGGTTATTCCAAAAATTTCTGACTTACAGCGTATTGATGGGCGTCAAATTGGTATAATATCTCATGTTTCTTATTTAAAGGAAGAGATTAAAACTCAAATAGTTATAAGTAAAATTTCAACAGTTTCTAAAATTACTATAGAGAGTTTTTAA